The Microbacterium luteum genome includes a region encoding these proteins:
- a CDS encoding DUF1844 domain-containing protein, which yields MSTIPPDHGHAEDERHARWASQEAAAESATRDIADVPAVEVITTAAVHLMSAAAVKVGLADDPDTQKDLDEARKLINALAGLITAGAPEISDMHARSLRDGLRSVQLAFREASTIPDPIGKGPGEKWTGPVS from the coding sequence GTGTCCACGATTCCCCCCGACCACGGCCACGCAGAAGACGAACGTCACGCTCGGTGGGCCTCTCAGGAAGCCGCCGCCGAGTCGGCGACCCGCGACATCGCGGATGTCCCCGCGGTCGAGGTGATCACCACCGCCGCGGTGCATCTGATGAGCGCGGCCGCCGTGAAGGTCGGACTCGCCGACGACCCCGACACGCAGAAGGATCTGGACGAGGCCCGCAAGCTCATCAACGCCCTCGCCGGGCTCATCACCGCCGGCGCCCCCGAGATCAGCGACATGCACGCGCGGTCCCTCCGCGACGGACTGCGCTCGGTGCAACTCGCCTTCCGCGAGGCATCGACGATTCCCGACCCCATCGGCAAGGGGCCGGGCGAGAAATGGACCGGACCGGTCAGCTGA